In Maylandia zebra isolate NMK-2024a unplaced genomic scaffold, Mzebra_GT3a scaffold11, whole genome shotgun sequence, a single window of DNA contains:
- the LOC143416109 gene encoding protein NLRC3-like, which produces MMMEEEEDRAESAGSSCPSVRSDGSKHQPPAFSGEPGATRGQRSQSAGSSCPSVRSDWSKGRNPPGFSGEPGATRVDQQSSEVPSGQSAQQHKTQLDSIFMLLEDNIITFVKNELKKIQKVLSPGYPECLESQRSSSREAFVKITVDFLRRMKQEELADRLQRQLQASVCHHNLKSALRKKFQCVFEGIAKAGNPTLLNQIYTELYITEGGTAEVNDEHEVRQIETASRKPDRPETTIRQEDIFKASPGRDEPIRTVLTKGVAGIGKTVLTQKYSLDWAEDKANQDIQFIFPFTFRELNVLKEEKFSLVGLVHHFFTETKEAGICSFEDFQVVFIFDGLDECRLPLDFHKTTILTDPRKTTSVDVLLINLIRGKLLPSARLWITTRPAAANQIPPDCVGMVTEVRGFTDPQKEEYFRKRFRDEEQASRIISHIKTSRSLHIMCHIPVFCWITATVLEDVLETREGGQLPNTLTEMYIHFLVVQAKVKKVKYDGGAETDPHWSPESRKMIKSLGKLAFDQLQKGNLIFYESDLTECGIDIRAASVYSGVFTQIFKEERGLYQDKVFCFIHLSVQEFLAALHVHLTFINSGLNLLEEQQTTSWWFKPSLHQSAVNKALQSPNGHLDLFLRFLLGLSLQTNQTLLRGLLTQTGSSSQTNQETVQYIKEKLSENLSAEKSINLIHCLNELNDRSLVEEIQQSLRSGRLSTDELSPAQWSALVFILLSSEEDLDVFDLQKYSASEEALLRLLPVVKASNKALLSGCNLSDRSCEALSSVLSSQSSRLTELDLGNNNLQDSGLKLLSAGIKSQYCKLETLRLSGCNLSDRSCEALSSVLSSQSSRLTELDLGNNNLQDSGVKLLFSAVESPKCTLGILRSGFSLF; this is translated from the exons atgatgatggaggaagaggaggacagagcagagtctgcagggtccagctgtccgtctgtgaggagtgacggGTCCAAACATCAACCTCCagccttcagtggtgaacctggagcaacgag aggtcagaggtcacagtctgcagggtccagctgtccgtctgtgaggagtgactggtccaaaGGTCGAAATCCTCCAggcttcagtggtgaacctggagcaacgag agtggaccagcagagctcagaggttcccagtggtcagtctgcccagcagcataaaacacagctggactccatatttatg ctgctggaggacaacatcatcacttttgtgaagaacgagctgaagaagatccagaaggttctgagtccaggttacccagaatgcttagagagtcagaggagcagcagcagagaggcatttgtgaagatcacagtggacttcctgaggagaatgaagcaggaggagctggctgaccgtctgcagagac agCTTCAAGCTTCAGTTTGTCATCATAACCTTAAATCTGCCCTGaggaagaagttccagtgtgtgtttgagggcatcgctaaagcaggaaacccaaccctcctgaatcagatctacacagagctctacatcacagagggagggactgcagaggtcaatgatgaacatgaggtcagacagattgaaacagcatccaggaaaccagacagaccagaaacaaccatcagacaagaagacatctttaaagcctcacctggaagagatgaaccaatcagaacagtgctgacaaagggagtggctggcattgggaaaacagtcttaacacagaaatacagcctggactgggctgaagacaaagccaaccaggacatccagttcatatttccattcactttcagagagctgaatgtgctgaaagaggaaaagttcagcttggtgggacttgttcatcacttctttactgaaaccaaagaagcaggaatctgcagctttgaagacttccaggttgtgttcatctttgatggtctggatgagtgtcgacttcctctggacttccacaaaactacaatcctaactgaccctagaaagaccacctcagtggatgtgctgctgataaacctcatcagggggaaactgcttccctctgctcgcctctggataaccacacgacctgcagcagccaatcagatccctcctgactgtgtcggcatggtgacagaggtcagagggttcactgacccacagaaggaggagtacttcaggaagagattcagagatgaggagcaggccagcaggatcatctcccacatcaagacatcacgaagcctccacatcatgtgccacatcccagtcttctgctggatcactgctacagttctggaggatgtgctggaaaccagagagggaggacagctgcccaacaccctgactgagatgtacatccacttcctggtggttcaggccaaagtgaagaaggtcaagtatgatggaggagctgagacagatccacactggagtccagagagcaggaagatgattaagtctctgggaaaactggcttttgatcagctgcagaaaggaaacctgatcttctatgaatcagacctgacagagtgtggcatcgatatcagagcagcctcagtgtactcaggagtgttcacacagatctttaaagaggagagaggactgtaccaggacaaggtgttctgcttcatccatctgagtgttcaggagtttctggctgctcttcatgtccatctgaccttcatcaactctggactcaatctgctagaagaacaacaaacaacctcctGGTGGTTTAAACcatctctccaccagagtgctgtgaacaaggccttacagagtccaaatggacacctggacttgttcctccgcttcctcctgggtctttcactgcagaccaatcagactctcctacgaggtctgctgacacagacaggaagtagctcacagaccaatcaggaaacagtccagtacatcaaggagaagctcagtgagaatctgtctgcagagaaaagcatcaatctgatccactgtctgaatgaactgaatgatcgttctctagtggaggagatccaacagtccctgagatcaggacgtctctccacagatgaactgtctcctgctcagtggtcagctctggtcttcatcttactgtcatcagaagaagatctggatgtgtttgacctgcagaaatactctgcttcagaggaggctcttctgaggctgctgccagtggtcaaagcctccaacaaagctct actgagtggctgtaacctgtcagacagaagctgtgaagctctgtcctcagtcctgagctcccagtcctcccgtctgacagagctggacctgggtaacaacaacctgcaggattcaggactgaagcttctgtctgctgggatAAAGAGTCAATACTGCAAACTGGAAACGCTGAG actgagtggctgtaacctgtcagacagaagctgtgaagctctgtcctcagtcctgagctcccagtcctcccgtctgacagagctggatctgggtaacaacaacctgcaggattcaggagtgaagcttctattttctgcagtggagagtccaaAGTGTACACTGGGGattctcaggtcaggattcagtCTTTTCTGA